The following proteins come from a genomic window of Solwaraspora sp. WMMA2065:
- a CDS encoding ABC transporter substrate-binding protein — protein MAFALTACTDSDATPTDDRTDGELRQVRVAALPSTETAALWGGIGAGIFAERGIEVEVLPAQGGAQAIPALINGDIDFAIGQPFGEVAFPDVPAQLEAGNIEAAWVPEPFVTQLRDCGDAVVVEPYQAVMVPASAQVGPIAPAPTGAPSTLA, from the coding sequence ATGGCGTTCGCCCTTACCGCCTGCACCGACTCGGACGCGACCCCGACCGACGACCGGACGGACGGCGAGCTGCGTCAGGTCAGGGTCGCGGCGCTGCCGAGTACGGAAACCGCCGCCCTGTGGGGCGGCATCGGAGCCGGCATCTTCGCCGAGCGGGGGATCGAGGTGGAGGTGCTGCCCGCACAGGGTGGCGCCCAGGCCATCCCCGCCCTGATCAACGGAGACATCGACTTCGCCATCGGTCAGCCGTTCGGCGAGGTCGCCTTCCCCGACGTCCCGGCCCAGCTCGAAGCCGGCAACATCGAGGCGGCGTGGGTGCCGGAGCCGTTCGTCACCCAGCTGCGCGACTGCGGCGACGCCGTCGTCGTCGAGCCCTACCAGGCGGTCATGGTACCGGCATCCGCCCAGGTCGGACCTATCGCGCCGGCACCTACCGGCGCGCCGAGCACGCTGGCCTGA
- a CDS encoding family 16 glycoside hydrolase yields the protein MSPRPPRTRGPAIFVVTALLVSLTAVSSSPAAAQVADLPPQEPGVTLRTYDIGVPLTEICTLKPGQTPNVDKLMPIVDWSTADDFGQEDNFVTHALANLHVAAAGTYTFRLVSDDGSRLYIDDAVVIDHDGLHGATLMDGAVTLTEGYHALRVEYFEAGGGQELTLSWQPPGAEEFAVVPNSVLSTAAGVVRVTAPGRKACQGVTDTPGDGLPLDAVHPDYTLTDLRPDGFEPQVSGMDWTEDGRLVIATWGGSEEVLGEVYIVENVTGPTSAEQVTYKKVASGLREPMGLAVVDGTIYVAQKHELTELHDIDGDEVADEYRTVASWPYGGNFHEFAFGLLYRGGHFYLNLSVAIDYGGATTDPQPIGNRGTSIKVNRRTGEVSYIAGGLRTPNGIGWGRDQELFVTDNQGGWLPASKLVHIEQDRFFNHYTNPDGPFDANPVSQPALWLPQNEIANSPSTPVRIKKGPYRDQFLIGDVTYGGLQRAYLEEVHGEYQGAVFRHTQGLEAGVNEVSIGPDGSIYVGGLGADGNWGQAGKLRYGLQKLTPNGNRTFDMKSMSATPNGFKIEYTRPLSTDTIQDIAERFQIKQWRYAPTPTYGGPKVDEETLTVREVIVSNDRRTVRLMVDGLQQGRVVHLRSPRSFTASNGEELWSTEAWYTLNAIPGAQPDRIFYEAEEGYQQGSARYDTEHAGHSGVGFVAGFGELNAANTVHVEVKRNGEYEVGLRYSNGPNPFQGDKTVSIYVNGEKVRQTVLPSTVTWQEWATKTELLTLRRGTNAIQYRVDATDTGHVNLDLVTVRKPGERIVLFDGGNLSEWQHTDGRSASWPVVGDGAMEACCGDLRTRQAFGDFRLHVEFKVPQLPPEVTGQNRGNSGVYLQERYEIQILDSYGDPTLDNNEAGAIYLQKAPDVNVARPPETWQTYDITYLAARYDSAGEKTSDARVTLVWNGVTVHDDVAITGPTGGNIPEGPATGSIRLQDHQNTVQYRNIWVEPLS from the coding sequence ATGTCTCCACGCCCGCCAAGAACACGTGGCCCGGCAATATTCGTTGTCACCGCCCTGCTCGTCTCACTGACCGCCGTCAGTTCGTCACCGGCCGCTGCCCAGGTCGCTGACCTGCCGCCGCAGGAGCCGGGTGTCACCCTGCGTACGTATGACATCGGCGTACCGCTGACCGAGATCTGCACCCTCAAACCCGGGCAGACCCCGAACGTCGACAAGTTGATGCCGATCGTCGACTGGTCCACGGCGGACGACTTCGGGCAGGAGGACAACTTCGTCACGCACGCCCTCGCGAACCTGCACGTCGCCGCCGCAGGCACGTACACGTTCCGGCTGGTCAGCGACGACGGCTCCCGTCTCTACATCGACGACGCGGTGGTCATCGACCACGACGGGCTGCACGGGGCGACCTTGATGGACGGCGCGGTGACCCTGACCGAGGGTTACCACGCGTTGCGGGTCGAGTACTTCGAGGCCGGCGGTGGGCAGGAGCTCACCCTGTCCTGGCAACCGCCGGGCGCCGAGGAGTTCGCCGTCGTGCCCAACTCCGTACTGAGTACCGCCGCCGGCGTGGTCCGGGTGACCGCGCCCGGCCGCAAGGCATGCCAGGGGGTCACCGACACCCCCGGCGACGGGCTTCCGCTGGACGCGGTGCACCCCGACTACACCCTGACCGACCTACGGCCGGACGGGTTCGAGCCGCAGGTCTCGGGTATGGACTGGACCGAGGACGGTCGACTGGTCATCGCCACCTGGGGCGGCAGTGAGGAAGTTCTCGGCGAGGTCTACATCGTCGAGAACGTCACCGGGCCGACCAGTGCCGAACAGGTCACGTACAAGAAGGTCGCCAGCGGCCTGCGGGAGCCGATGGGCCTGGCGGTGGTCGACGGCACCATCTACGTCGCACAGAAGCACGAGCTGACCGAGCTGCACGACATCGACGGCGACGAGGTCGCCGACGAGTACCGGACGGTGGCCAGCTGGCCGTACGGGGGCAACTTCCACGAGTTCGCCTTTGGCCTGCTCTACCGGGGCGGCCACTTCTACCTCAACCTCTCGGTGGCGATCGACTACGGCGGCGCCACCACCGACCCGCAGCCGATCGGCAACCGGGGCACCAGCATCAAGGTGAACCGGCGCACCGGCGAGGTCAGCTACATCGCCGGTGGTCTGCGGACCCCGAACGGCATCGGTTGGGGCCGGGACCAGGAGCTCTTCGTCACCGACAACCAGGGTGGCTGGCTGCCCGCCTCCAAGCTGGTGCACATCGAGCAGGACCGGTTCTTCAACCACTACACCAACCCGGACGGTCCGTTCGACGCCAACCCGGTCAGCCAACCGGCGCTCTGGCTGCCGCAGAACGAGATCGCCAACTCGCCGAGCACCCCGGTGCGGATCAAGAAGGGCCCGTACCGGGACCAGTTCCTGATCGGTGACGTCACCTACGGTGGCCTGCAGCGCGCGTACCTGGAGGAGGTGCACGGCGAGTACCAGGGCGCGGTGTTCCGGCACACCCAGGGGCTGGAGGCCGGCGTCAACGAGGTCTCGATCGGCCCGGACGGGTCGATCTACGTGGGTGGGCTCGGTGCCGACGGCAACTGGGGTCAGGCCGGCAAGCTGCGGTACGGACTGCAGAAGCTGACGCCGAACGGCAACCGGACGTTCGACATGAAGTCGATGAGCGCCACCCCGAACGGCTTCAAGATCGAATACACCCGGCCGCTGTCAACTGACACCATCCAGGACATCGCCGAGCGCTTCCAGATCAAGCAGTGGCGCTACGCGCCGACCCCCACGTACGGCGGACCGAAGGTCGACGAGGAGACGCTGACCGTCCGCGAGGTCATCGTCTCCAACGACCGGCGTACCGTCCGGTTGATGGTCGACGGCCTGCAGCAGGGCCGGGTGGTGCACCTGCGCTCGCCGCGCTCGTTCACCGCCTCCAACGGCGAGGAGCTGTGGAGCACCGAGGCCTGGTACACCCTCAACGCCATTCCCGGTGCCCAGCCGGACCGGATCTTCTATGAGGCCGAGGAGGGCTACCAGCAGGGCAGTGCCCGGTACGACACCGAGCACGCCGGCCACTCGGGCGTCGGCTTTGTGGCCGGGTTCGGCGAGTTGAACGCCGCCAACACCGTGCACGTCGAGGTGAAGCGCAACGGCGAGTACGAGGTGGGGCTGCGCTACAGCAACGGTCCGAACCCGTTCCAAGGGGACAAGACGGTCAGCATCTATGTCAACGGCGAGAAGGTCCGGCAGACCGTCCTGCCCAGCACCGTCACCTGGCAGGAATGGGCCACCAAGACCGAACTGCTCACCCTGCGTCGGGGCACCAACGCGATCCAGTACCGGGTGGATGCCACCGACACCGGTCACGTCAACCTGGACCTGGTCACCGTCCGTAAGCCGGGTGAACGGATCGTGCTGTTCGACGGCGGCAACCTGTCGGAGTGGCAGCACACCGACGGGCGCTCGGCGAGCTGGCCGGTGGTCGGTGACGGGGCGATGGAGGCCTGCTGCGGCGATCTGCGCACCCGGCAGGCGTTCGGCGACTTCCGGCTGCACGTCGAGTTCAAAGTGCCGCAGCTGCCGCCGGAGGTCACCGGGCAGAACCGCGGCAACAGCGGCGTCTACCTGCAGGAGCGGTACGAGATCCAGATCCTCGACTCGTACGGGGACCCGACCCTCGACAACAACGAGGCGGGTGCGATCTATCTGCAGAAGGCACCGGATGTCAACGTCGCGAGGCCGCCGGAGACCTGGCAGACCTACGACATCACCTACCTTGCGGCCCGCTACGACAGCGCCGGTGAGAAGACCTCCGACGCCAGGGTCACCCTGGTCTGGAACGGCGTGACGGTGCACGACGACGTCGCCATCACCGGCCCGACCGGCGGGAACATCCCCGAGGGGCCGGCGACCGGATCGATCCGGCTGCAGGACCACCAGAACACCGTGCAGTACCGCAACATCTGGGTCGAGCCGCTGAGCTGA
- a CDS encoding spermidine synthase: MAARFEELDWRQTPMGEISLRRRRDPVVDRDVYEVKLGDEYLMSSLFTVAEVELARLALADLVGEELDVVVGGLGLGYTAHAVLRDPRVRSLIVVEALADVIGWHQRGLVPGGEALVGDPRCRLVSGDFFALTAAQGPDPAAPGRRFDAVLVDIDHSPGHLLHPSHAAFYRPEGLRHLAGHLRPGSVFALWSDDPPEAGFTAALGRVFPQVRTEVVTFRNPLLGTDSANTVYLAQTQAGQPGDPGQPPSG, translated from the coding sequence ATGGCCGCGCGTTTCGAGGAACTTGACTGGCGGCAGACCCCGATGGGTGAGATCAGCCTGCGGCGGCGGCGGGACCCCGTCGTGGACCGCGACGTGTACGAGGTCAAACTGGGCGACGAGTACCTGATGTCGAGCCTGTTCACCGTCGCCGAGGTCGAGCTTGCCCGGCTCGCCCTGGCGGACCTGGTCGGCGAAGAACTCGACGTCGTCGTCGGTGGGCTCGGCCTTGGCTACACCGCCCACGCCGTGCTGCGGGACCCACGGGTCCGGTCGTTGATCGTCGTCGAGGCGCTGGCCGACGTCATCGGGTGGCACCAGCGGGGTCTGGTGCCGGGCGGAGAAGCGCTCGTCGGGGATCCCCGGTGCCGGCTGGTGTCCGGCGACTTCTTCGCCCTGACCGCGGCGCAGGGCCCCGACCCGGCTGCACCTGGGCGACGGTTCGACGCCGTCCTCGTCGACATCGACCACTCCCCCGGGCATCTCCTGCACCCGTCGCACGCCGCCTTCTACCGGCCGGAGGGTCTACGGCACCTGGCCGGCCATCTGCGGCCCGGCAGCGTGTTCGCGCTGTGGTCCGACGACCCACCGGAAGCCGGGTTCACCGCAGCGCTCGGACGGGTGTTCCCACAGGTCCGCACTGAAGTGGTGACGTTTCGCAACCCGCTGCTCGGCACCGACTCGGCCAACACCGTGTACCTGGCGCAGACCCAGGCAGGGCAGCCGGGGGACCCGGGTCAGCCTCCGTCCGGCTGA